In the Anguilla anguilla isolate fAngAng1 chromosome 7, fAngAng1.pri, whole genome shotgun sequence genome, one interval contains:
- the grxcr1a gene encoding glutaredoxin domain-containing cysteine-rich protein 1, which produces MEGEMFKLEDEKPQKRVRFRVSSANSGRVLKEMFRNEGPSDSLDSDTTSTSEAERASTPSTSDTSGHFSGFLGSELDDSESEPDDLLMYAGASKDRAFGTKRINILSNNGTVRGVRHKVSAGQALFNNLSNVYGQPEFMLEYGRIVIYTTSFRVIRTTFERCELVRKIFQNHRVKFLEKNIALNSEYSKDVEERCRKVGELPSLPVVFIDGHYLGGAEKILDMNESGELQDLLIKIEKVQHPHGCSMCGGFAFVPCPVCHGSKMSVFRNCFTDTFKALRCTACNENGLQPCRSCAL; this is translated from the exons ATGGAGGGGGAAATGTTCAAACTGGAGGATGAGAAGCCGCAGAAGAGAGTTAGGTTTCGCGTGTCATCGGCGAATAGCGGTCGGGTCCTGAAGGAGATGTTCAGGAATGAGGGACCGTCAGATTCTTTGGATTCAGACACCACCAGCACTTCGGAGGCCGAACGGGCCAGCACCCCTTCAACCAGCGATACTAGCGGCCACTTTAGTGGATTTCTCGGCTCAGAGCTGGATGACAGTGAGAGCGAGCCTGATGACCTGCTGATGTATGCTGGTGCCTCCAAGGACCGGGCATTCGGCACTAAGCGAATCAACATCCTCAGCAACAATGGGACTGTGCGGGGGGTCAGGCACAAAGTCAGTGCTGGCCAAGCGCTGTTCAACAACCTATCCAATGTCTATGGG CAG CCAGAATTTATGCTGGAGTATGGGCGGATCGTGATCTACACCACCAGCTTCCGCGTCATCAGGACAACCTTTGAGCGCTGTGAGCTGGTGCGCAAGATCTTCCAGAACCACCGGGTAAAATTCCTGGAGAAGAACATAGCCCTGAACAGCGAGTACAGCAAAGATGTGGAGGAGCGGTGCAGAAAGGTGGGGGAGCTCCCCTCACTCCCTGTGGTCTTCATTGATGGACACTACCTTGGG GGTGCAGAGAAAATACTGGATATGAATGAATCTGGAGAGCTTCAGGATCTTCTCATTAAAATTGAG AAGGTACAGCACCCCCATGGGTGCTCAATGTGCGGGGGCTTCGCCTTTGTCCCCTGTCCCGTGTGCCATGGCAGCAAGATGTCTGTCTTCCGCAACTGCTTCACAGACACATTCAAGGCCCTCCGGTGCACCGCCTGCAACGAGAATGGACTGCAGCCCTGCCGCAGCTGCGCACTGTAG